The genomic region ACAGATATAATTAAGAAAACTGGAAAGACTTTAGAATCAGAGGTTTTAGAATTTATTGAAATAGATACCCCTGAAAAATATCAATCAATATTTTCGTCAGATAAACTATTTAAAATTAAAAGAAAAAGAATAGTTGATAATGAATGTATAGCTTTAGAAACAGTTTATATTCCTAAGGAATACTGTGAAAAAATAGATAAAAGTATGTTAAAGAATTCTTTATTTAAAATTTTAGAGAGCTCTGGTTATAGTATTGAGTACTCAGAATCATCTATTGGAGCTATTTTAATGGATGATGAATTAGGAAGAATATTTAATGTAGAAAACATGGTACCAATGTTAAAAATATCAAGTAAGACATTTGACCAAAGGAATAAGATAATCTTTTTAGAAGAAGCTATTTATAGGTCAGATAAATTCTTATTAGAAGTTAATATATCAAGAAGAGAGGGAAAGATAACATGAGATTAATAATTACAAAAAATTATGATGAATTAAGCAAAAAGGCTGCTGAAATAATAGCAGAAACAATAAAGGAAAAACCAAATGCAGTATTAGGTTTAGCAACAGGTAGTTCACCAGTTGGTTTATATAAAGAATTAATAAAAATGCATAAAGATGGAGAAGTAGATTTTTCAAAGGTAACAACAGTTAACTTAGATGAATATGTAGGTCTATCCGGAGAACATCCTCAAAGTTACAGATACTTTATGAATGAAAATTTATTTAATCATGTTAATATTGATAAAAACAATACTTACGTTCCAAATGGTCTTGCAGAAGATGCAGAAGAAGAAGGAAGAAGATATGATGCTAAAATAGAAGAGCTTGGAGGAACAGATCTTCAATTATTAGGTATTGGGAATAATGGGCATATTGCCTTTAATGAACCTGCTGAAGAACTTGTTTTTGGAACACATTTAACAGATTTAACTGAAGAAACAATTAAGGCTAATTCAAGATTTTTTGCTTCAATTAAAGATGTACCAACTCAGGCATTTTCAATGGGAATCGGCGGAATAATGAAGGCTAAGAAAATATTACTAATTGCAAGTGGTGAAGAAAAAGCAGAAGCAGTAAAAGGTATGATAGAAGGAAATATTACTACTAAGCTTCCAGGATCACTTCTACAATTACATCATGATGTAATTGTTATAGTAGATGAAGCTGCAGCAAAATTACTTTCAAAATAATAATTAATTAGTAAAATAACAAAGATTAATATAAGATTAGCTAGAGATTAGATAATTAATAAGAATTGTCTAATCTCTTTTTATTGTAAAGATTATTTTTACATAAAAATTGGTATTAAAAAAATACTTATGGTATATTAAATATTAGTGTTAAATTTTGTACAAATAAGGTTATAATAATAAATAGCAATAAAAGTAAAAATATAAGATAGGTAGGTAGATAAAATGCCTAAAATAAAATCGGTATATGTTTGTCAGGAATGCGGATACGAGTCGGCAAAATGGCTTGGGAAATGCCCGGATTGTAATAATTGGAATACTTTGGTGGAGGAAGTTAGAGATAATAAAAAAGAACTAAAAAGTGCAATAAATACAGTAAGAATATTAGAAAATTCTCCTAAAAGCATAGGAGATATACAATCAGGTGAAAAGAAAAGATATAATACTGGATTAGAAGAATTAAATAGAGTGTTGGGAGGAGGACTTGTGAGAGGATCTTTAACCTTGATTTCAGGAGATCCCGGAATAGGTAAGTCAACACTTTTACTTCAAACATCAAATTATATTGCCAGCAATTATGGTAAAGTTTTATATGTATCAGGGGAGGAATCTGAGGAACAAATAAAAATTCGAGGCGATAGGCTTGGTGTTAATTCAAATAATTTATACATACTATCAGAAACAAACCTAGATTTAATAGAAGCACATATAGAAGAATTAAAACCTGTCTTTGTAATAATAGATTCGATACAAACAGTATATAAGGAAAGCATAACTTCAGCACCAGGAAGTGTATCTCAAGTAAGAGAATGTTCAAATGCAATAATGAGAATAGGAAAAAACAATAATATTCCTTTATTTATAGTTGCTCATGTAACAAAGCAGGGAGAACTTGCAGGGCCAAGGGTATTAGAGCATATAGTAGATACTGTATTGTATTTTGAAGGAGAACGTACTGAAGAATTTAGGGTTTTAAGAACAATGAAAAATAGGTTTGGTACAACTAGTGAAATTGGCGTCTTTGAAATGTCTGAGGAAGGTTTAGTGGAAATATATGATCCGTCAAAGATATTTTTAGAGGAAACAAATTTCAATCAGGAAGGTTCATCAGTTATAGGAATAATGGAAGGTACAAGACCTATTTTAGTAGAAATGCAGGCTTTAGCTACTGAAACTAAGATGAACATTCCAATAAGAACTGGTATAGGAATAGATTTTCAAAGGCTTAGACTAATAATAGCCGTTTTAGAAAAAAAGCTAAGAGTACCTTTTTATAAATATGATGTATATGCAAATGTTGTTGGTGGCCTTAGATTAGAAGGAACAACAGGTGATTTAGGGTTAGCATTATCTTTGATATCAAGTATTAAAAATAAACCTTTTAAATTAGAGAAAGTTTTAATAATAGGAGAAGTTGGACTTACTGGAGAAATTAGACCAGTTGCATCTTGTGATAGGCTTATAAGAGAAGCA from Clostridium isatidis harbors:
- the radA gene encoding DNA repair protein RadA; the protein is MPKIKSVYVCQECGYESAKWLGKCPDCNNWNTLVEEVRDNKKELKSAINTVRILENSPKSIGDIQSGEKKRYNTGLEELNRVLGGGLVRGSLTLISGDPGIGKSTLLLQTSNYIASNYGKVLYVSGEESEEQIKIRGDRLGVNSNNLYILSETNLDLIEAHIEELKPVFVIIDSIQTVYKESITSAPGSVSQVRECSNAIMRIGKNNNIPLFIVAHVTKQGELAGPRVLEHIVDTVLYFEGERTEEFRVLRTMKNRFGTTSEIGVFEMSEEGLVEIYDPSKIFLEETNFNQEGSSVIGIMEGTRPILVEMQALATETKMNIPIRTGIGIDFQRLRLIIAVLEKKLRVPFYKYDVYANVVGGLRLEGTTGDLGLALSLISSIKNKPFKLEKVLIIGEVGLTGEIRPVASCDRLIREAEKMGFKHAIIPERNKDKVKSKTISIIGVNNLTEAINNIF
- a CDS encoding GntR family transcriptional regulator, with translation MIDKNSPIPVYYQLKNDLIKKISEGLWKPGDCIASERELCELYGVSRMTIRQAIGELVQEGILMRIKGKGTFVCDQTLKQQDIMSFTDIIKKTGKTLESEVLEFIEIDTPEKYQSIFSSDKLFKIKRKRIVDNECIALETVYIPKEYCEKIDKSMLKNSLFKILESSGYSIEYSESSIGAILMDDELGRIFNVENMVPMLKISSKTFDQRNKIIFLEEAIYRSDKFLLEVNISRREGKIT
- the nagB gene encoding glucosamine-6-phosphate deaminase, which gives rise to MRLIITKNYDELSKKAAEIIAETIKEKPNAVLGLATGSSPVGLYKELIKMHKDGEVDFSKVTTVNLDEYVGLSGEHPQSYRYFMNENLFNHVNIDKNNTYVPNGLAEDAEEEGRRYDAKIEELGGTDLQLLGIGNNGHIAFNEPAEELVFGTHLTDLTEETIKANSRFFASIKDVPTQAFSMGIGGIMKAKKILLIASGEEKAEAVKGMIEGNITTKLPGSLLQLHHDVIVIVDEAAAKLLSK